Sequence from the Amblyraja radiata isolate CabotCenter1 chromosome 24, sAmbRad1.1.pri, whole genome shotgun sequence genome:
ACTTAAATGCCTGATCCATGTTTTCTCCGAGAAGGGTCACTTCAAGGGGGATGCTCAGCACATTTCCGTGTCTCTgaactgtaaaaaaaaatgtcacccagtcAGAGGTTTGCATTCCCACTCAAACTAATGATCCGACAGGTACAGATCAGTGAGAAACAAGTGTTGCTCGCGGTCTGAATACCCGGAAAATATTAAACAGGGAATCAGTCCCCAGAGCTCAACAGACTGCGTTCAGTCCTCCCGGGGCAGAGCAGCGCGTTCCCCGCCCCCACCTCAGGGATCAGTCACTTCCTCCCCAcatcgcactctctctctccctctgccccgtcAATGCGCCCCCAGCCCCAGCAGCCACTGTCCACCCACCGCCCGGCCGCCAGCCAGCCTCTCCACCCGGACATTTCCCTGGTGGTAAGGAGTATAATTCATCTTtcgccccatcagccgtcgcacacagcatataatcctccaacatgttCGCCACTTCCTTCGGAATCCCACAACTAGCCACATATTTCCATCTCCGCCGCTTTCTCCTCTCCGAagggaccgttccctccgcaactcgctGGTCAACtcctcctttcccacccaaaccaccccgtcCCCAGGTACCAACAACTGCAGCAGATGCAACACCTGACCCTATACCTCCTCTGTTCACTCCGTCTAAGGACTCCAACAGTCTTTTCGGGTGAAGCAGACGTTCACTTGAATGTTCTCTAAACTCTTCTACCATACCGGCTATTCCAGGTGTGAACAAGAtgggagaccaagcgcagactcggcgatcgtttcgctgatcaactccgctcagtctgcctcggCCTACGCTATCTCCCGTTTGCTAAAgaataactccccctcccattcccaaactcaCCTTTCtctgctggacctcctccattgtcagagtgaggccaaacgcaaattggcggaacagcacctcataattcgcttgggcagtttacaatccagcggttagaatattgacttctctaacttcaagtagcccttcatTTACCCGTCTCCATCCCGCCCCGTCCTAGTTTGCCatttagtttcactgtcctcctgattatatgcctccttgtcacatcCCCTTCAGctgacaatgatccattctacattttatttttacattttcacCTTTGAtcacttgttttcacaccttatcattCAATTTCTCTTCTGTCTCCTTTTCTCATGACactcgggctgaagaagggttacggtccgaaacgtcacccattccttctctcgagagaagctgcctgccccgcagagttactccagcattttgtgtctatttaaaggGATCGTAATTAATTTTCGCCTTTAAATTCCAAGGCATTGAATAGGGTTTTTGGCACGCTGGTCTTCATCAGTGAGAACATTCAGAACATAATTTGAGATAATATGCTTCAGTCATGCAGATGTTGAGTCCACACTTTGGGAATTGTATTCAGCTTTAGTCCCTCAGCTCCAAGAAAAGTGCCGTTGAGGTGGACAGCGTGCAGAAAGGTTTTAGGGCGACGCTGCCTGGACAGGATGTGATTGACGCAGGGAGCGATTGGACAAACTCAGACTTCATTCCTTGGTGTGGAAATGATTGAGCGAGGAACTTATATAAATGTATCAATCACGAGAAGCATGTTCATTTtcccacgatgtgtgggatgagaaagaggggagaATAGTAACGTGTCACTTACTGTAATGGCATGTTTTGTCCAGGTGAGTAGCCGAAGCTGAACACAATTCGCCCAAGTTCGACCTCAACAACATATGTACAACtgaaacataacatcccaacttctgttctGATGGACAACATTGGCTACACACTGGGTGATATTTATATGGAacctgctgccagaggaagttgttgaggcagtcAGAATAACAgcctttaaaatacattttaggaCAGTTGCGTAGTTCGGGATCATTGCGAGTGATAAAGGAGAAACGTGGACATATGGCAATGGCCTAGAAAGACATGATGGTCGGCATGAATGAGCTGTTGTGATGGGCATCTTTCGGTTCTCTATAACTCCAACCTTCTTCAGTTTCTGGGCTTCGCACACTTACAGAAATGTAGATGAGCCGGTGAGATATCAACCGGACGGTTCGGGCTGAGATAAAGGGCTGCTGAGATTTAGCATGTGTTTGGGTTTTAACTGTTCATACAGGTGACTGAATGTTTGCTCCATTCCCACAGAACCCGTGTCTGCTCCTGTGCTCAGATATCTGTCACCAGCAAATGCCTCACGTCTCGGAGGCTCAGTATCAGTGTCGTGTGAGTCTGTCAGtggatcccttcccatccattacAAATGGTTTGAGAATAACGTGTATGGGTGGTCAACGATCTTGTCTGACAATCAACTGGATCTGAGTTGTGAAAACCTCGGAGGTCAACGCCGTCAATATTACTGCACAGCCGCAAATAATCATGGGACAAAATACAGTGAAACACTCAACGTGAATGTCTTCAAAGGAACAGGAACGTGCAGTTATGTGACAGAAATCAACAATACAGGTGAGTGTTATTTTCCCGTGGGAATACTGTTTCACAATTCCTCTTGTGTTCTTGTAGCTGCTGCTTTTCACCTTGTGGTGATGTTCGTGGGTTTCTAGGTATTTGCAGGCAGCATCATTGCAGCCACCGTGAGCTCATGGTGTAAAATGCGAGAGTTTGTTTGGGGGACTGGCAAATAATTGCCTGTTGCTTTCACCTGGGAGGTGTTGAGCTTCAAAAGGAGATAGAGACCTGCACTTATCAcaacgggttgattgcattccatCAAATGTCTgccttctgccttaaaaattggCCAGAGAAAGTAACAAATACATTATGTTTGGATCCATCATCATTTAAAACCAAGGATGAAGAATTTCATGATCATGTTCATGATTTTAACTCTGTTAATTTGTGAGAGTACCTGGAATTCCAGTAATCTCACAAAATTTAGGTGGATTCTACTTGGCCGTCACTCCATCAGGTATAACCCTTACATTTGACAAAGATAATTTTGGAATGAAACTCCCGGTAGGTGTGGAGACGCTCACAGTCCAGAAGAGAGTGTGAATGgtttacatcagcgagaccaagtgcagccaAGGCCAGTgcatcttaaactatttcagtgtcattcacccttgagtctttatcacaaaatttcattcacccttgggtgaaccattcatcagtttaagaagcactgaccTAGCCCaaagtttcgctgaacacttgcgcttggtTTGTCATGACCCAGAATAGCACTTGGTAGACATTCCATCCTCAACCTCCCCCGCTGATCCAGAGCAGCAGCAGTTTGCACCGTCTGCACGATGCACTGCAGTAACTCACCAAGACTCCCTAGACAGCGCCTTCCAATTGCAACAGGCTCCGTGTTCAATGCATCATTCTTCACCATTCACATCCACATTGGCTGGGAAGCGCTTTGGTACGACCTGTGCAGGTGGTGAGGGACGGTATACAATATCTGTCTCTCATCGCAATCTAGGTGGAATTCAACAGAGTTAAGAAAATGATTGGGCGGACTCTCCGGTACACATTGATGTATACTATAATGTATATGTTTGTGAAAGGCTAATATTGCTCTTCAATTTATGAAAGATTTTACCTTCAGTTTCAGGTGCACTGTGGGCGGAGAGCGAAGTAAGAGGGATTGTGGGAAGAGCGATCACAATCGATTGTCACTATGCAGCAGTGTACCGctcacacacaaaatactggtgcccTGGGACAAGTCGCCAGTGTACACATGTAGTGGAAACAAATGGGAAGAGCGGAAGAGTGTCAATGACAGATAACCCGGAACGAGGAATATTTACTGTGACTCTGGAGGATCTTCACTCTGGAGATACGGGATGGTACAGATGTGGAATTACTACACCTGGCGAACCAACATTTAAAGTACATCTCCAAGTATCTGAAGGTAGGTTTCTCAATGAGTGGCTCTATGCCTCCACTTTGGCATCCGCACAAACCATTTGTTAGGTGGGAGTctggtgcacagttctggtccCCGCTTTATAAAACAAAAGATGTGGAAGGTTTGGAGAAGTTACAGAAAATGTCACCGGGATGTTTAGTTGTAGTTTAAAAATGCAACATGGAAACGaatcctttagcccaccgagtccacaccgacttgaGATCAccggtcacactagttctatgttgttccACTTTCCCATTCGCTCGCTGCACAATTCTACAATACCGGCATTCACGCACCTCAATAGTGCAACACTAGATGGGTGACCAAGCGTAGACCCGGAGAAACATGACATGAGTCCCGAGAACTGAAGAGACTGCGTTCGGTCCTCCCAGAGCAGGCCAGTCCATTCCCCGCCCACACCTCAGCGATcacgccccccctccccacctcgctCTCTCTTACCCTTCCTCTGTCCCGCCAATGCGCCACAGCTttccatctccaccgctttctgctTTCCGAAGAGATCGTTCCCtcagcaactccctggtcaactcgtcatttcccacccgaaccaccccgtgcccaggtaccttccccgacAACTGCAgcggatgcaacacctgtccctatacctcctccgtcCATTCCGTCCAAGGactccaacagtcttttcaggtgaggcagaggttcacttgcatctcctctagCCTCATCTAttctatccgctgttccaggtgtgaacaaacagatacagtagatgggagaccaagcgcaggctcggcgatcgttttgctgaacaactccgctcagtctgcctcggCCTACGCTATTtcccgattgctaaacacttcaatcccccctcccattcccaaattcacctttctgtcctgggcctcatccactgtcagagtgaggccaaccgcaaattggcggaacagcagctcataattcgcttgggcactttacaatccagcggttagaatattgacttctctaacttcaagtaacccttgctttaccCCAGCCTCCATCCCGCCCCGTCCTATTTTGCCatttagtttcactgtcctcctgattatattttactgattgtatgcctcgttgtcacattCTCTTCAGctgacaatgatccattctacattttatttttacattttcacCTTTGAtcacttgttttcacaccttacccttccatttctcttctgtctctctttctcattACTcccgggctgaagaagggtcacgctccgaaacgtcaaccattccttctctcgagagaagctgcctgcctcgcagagttactccagcattttgtgtctatttaaaggGATCGTAATTGATTTTCGCCTTTAAATTCCAAGGCATTGAACAGGGTTTTTGGTACGCTGGTCTTCATCAGTAAGAACATTCAGAACATAATTTGAGATAACAAGCTTCAGACGTGCAGATGTTGAGTCCGCACTTTGGgaattgtgttcagctttagTCCCTCAGCTCCAAGAAAAGTGCCGTTGAGTTGGACAGCGTGCAGAAAGGTTTTAGGGCGACGCTGCCTGGACAGGATGGGATTGACGCAGGGAGCGATTGGACAAATTCAGACTTCATTCCTTGGTGTGGAAATGATTGAGCGAGGAACTTATATAAATGTATCAATCACGAGATGCATGTTCATTTtcccacgatgtgtgggatgagaaagtggaggaCAGACGTAATGGGAACTATTTAAAGAGGGGGGAATAGTAAGATGCAATTTATTGTAATGGCATGTTTTGTACAGTTGAGTGGCCGAAGCTGAACACAATTCGCCCAAGTTCGACCTCAATAACATATGTACAACtgaaacataacatcccaaattcTGTTTTGAGGGACAACATTGTCCGCACATTGGGTGATATTTATATGGAacctgctgccagaggaagttgttgaggcagttggaataacagcatttaaaatacattttgggcAGTTGCGTAGCTTGGGATCATTGCTAGTGATAAAGGAGAAACGTGGACATATGGCTATGGCCTAgaaagacatgttggtcggcatgaatgaGCTGTTGTGATAGACATCTTTCGGTTCTCTATAACTCTAACCTTCTTCAGTTTCTGGGCTTCGCACACTCACAGAGATGTAGATGAGCCGGTGATATATCAACCGGACGGTTCGGGCTGAGATAAAGGGCTGCTGAGATTCAGCATGTGTTTGGTTTTGAACTGTTCATAGAGGTGACTGAATGTTTGCTCCATTCCCACAGAACCCGTGTCTGCTCCTGTGCTCAGATATCTGTCACCAGCAAATGCCTCGCATCGCGGAGGCTCAGTGTCAGTGTCGTGTGAGTCTGTCCGtggatcccttcccatccattacACATGATGTAAGAAGAAATAGCATGGGTGTTCAACGATCTTGTCTGAAAATCAACTGGATCTGAGTTGTGAAATCCTCAGAGGTCAACACCGTCAATATTACGGCACAGCCTCAAATAATCGTGGGACAAAATCCATTGGAAGTCTCAAGGTGAAAGTCTTCAAAGGAGCAGGAACGTGCAGTTATGTGACAGAAATGAACAATGCAGGTGAGTGTTAACtcattcacccttgggtgaaccattcaccagtttaagaagcactgaccCAGGCCACAGTTTCGCTGAGCACTTGTGCTTGGTCTGTCATGACCCAGAATCGCGCTTGAAAGACACCCCATCCTCAACCTCCCCCGCTGATGCAGAGCAGCAGCAGTTTACACCATCTGCAtgatgcactgcagcaactcaccaagaCTCCCTAGACAGCGCCTTCCAATTGCAACAGGCTCCGTGTTTAATGCATCATTCTTCACCATTCACATCCACATTGGCTGGGAAGCGCTTTGGAACGACATGTGCAGGTGGTGAGGGACGGTGTACAGTATCTGTCTCTCATCGCAATCTAGGTGGAATTCAACACAGCTAAGAAAATGATTGGGCGGACTCCCTTGTATACTATAATGTGTATGTTTGTGAAAGGCTAATTTTGCTATTCAATTTATCAAATATGTTTCCTTTAGTTTCAGGTGCACTGTGGGTTGAGAGCGAAGTAAGAGGGGTTGTGGGAAGAGCGATCACAATCGATTGTCACTATGCAGCAGTGTACCGCTCACATACAAAATACTGGTGCCCTGGGACAAGTCGCCAGTGTACACATGTAGTGGAAACAAATGGGAAGAGCGGAAGAGTGTCAATCACAGATAACCCGGCACGAGGAATATTTACAGTGACTGTGGAGGATCTTCACTCTGTGGAATTACAGATGTGGAATTACAACACCTGGCAAACCAACATTTAAAGTACATCTCCAAGTATCTGAAGGTAGGTTTCTCAATGAGTGACCTTATGTCTCCACTTTGGCATCCGCACAAAACATTTGTTAGGTGGGAGTctggtgcacagttctggtcgccgctttaTAAAACAAAAGATGTGAAAGGTTTGAAGAGgttgcagaaaaggttcaccgggatgtttagttgtagtttacaaatgcaacatggaaacggatccttcggcccaccgagtccacgccgacaagcgatcaccggtcatactagttctatgttattccactttcccattcGCTCCCTGCACACAATTCTACAATACCGCCATTCATACACATCATTAGTGCAACAGTATCACTATCAACAATTGTATACAAGGAAATTTAAAAAGTTGTTGAGAGTGATACTGTTGCACTAATGAGGTGTTTGAATATTGGTATTGTAGAATTGTGGCAGAGTTTCAGATTACAaatactgcagattctggaaatatTAAATAAAGAGAGATGGTGCTGCTGTGTACTGGTCCAGTGGCTGACATGGTAGCTCTTtcagaggggagggtggagagccACAGAGATGTACAAATCTGGTAAATGGATTGTGAGGAGAAGGAGCTTTCTGACAGGCAATTTGGCTGTCGCTTTGAAATGTAGCATCTGAGTAGCTGACATTGTCCTCATCTGTACTGGAGTGTCCCTGTCGACTCCCTTCAAAATTGCACTCCAGCATACACAGTTTGATTTTGATTAGACAAATGGGCAGCATCATTGTTGTTTTCAATGTCTAACAGTGTTGCATAACCGATGCTCCCTTTTCCTGCTGGTAATTCCTGAAATGTACAAGAGAATCCAAGATGTGTGTGATGATTTGTCTGATTTGTGGTAAGTTTTAATCACCATGATTATGGAAAGATGCTGTTAAGTTGGATAGGATGCAgagcagatttacaaggatgttgcgatGACTTGAGGGCCTGACTTCGAGGGacgggttatagacaatagacaatagaaaattgaGCAGACCGGGacattatttcttggagcgcagtaggatgaaggatgatcttatggCAGCTACAAAATCATGTGAtgaatagatcgagtaaatgcacagtcttttgcccagagtaggggaatcgagaaccagaggacatagttttaagatgaggggggaatgatttaacaaGAACCTGGGGagtaacgtttttacacaaaggttggtaggtATATGAAACGAACAGCCGACAAATGTAGTtatggcaggtactatcacaacatttaagaataatttggacaggtacatgaatagtatcagtttagagggttaagggccaagcaagggcaggtggaactagtgcagattgggcgtgttggtcagtgcgggcaggtttgactgaaaggcctgtttctacgctgtatgactctgtgattctATGTAGATGGATGGGTCAGATTCCAACCAGGCAGCTCTGGCTAAGATACAGAGATGGTGGATATTGGTGAGTGTTTGATTTTCAGATGTTCACTCAGTGTCTGACTGTTTGCTCCTTTCCCACAGAACCcgtgtctgttcctgtgcttggATTTCTGTCACCAGCCAATGTTTCCTGTCTCGTGGGGCTCAGTGACAGTGTCCTGTGAGTCGGTCCGGGGATCGCTTCCCATTAGCTACATCTGGTATGAAAAGACCCCATTTGGGGATTCAAAGATCTCAGACATCAATGCCCTGTATCTACATTGTCAATCCTTCAAACACCAGCACCATCAATATTATTGCACAGCCTCAAATGATAATGGAACCAAATCCAGTGAAATGGTCAACATGTCCATCTCCAGCAGTGACGTGCCCTGCAGTTTCCTAGTGAAAATCAACGGCACTGGTAAGTAGTggagggaatggggagaagaAGTGGTATTGGAAGTGGGGTGGTTCATAAAATcacaagtgatagaagcagaaatagactattcaatcatggctgatctatcttcccctcttcaccccattctcctgccttctcccgaaacCCCCGACACGCTGAAATCCATGCACGTTATTTAATTAACTTATCAAGATTAAAAGGATGGAATTTTAGCCCTTGTCAATACTTGGTTGCTGGGCTCCAGACATAGATTTCCCAGTGATGGTGTAGGCCAGCTTCCCGGCTAGAACGTCCTCTTATGTTTACACTGCTTTAAACTAGGTTTGCAGTGACATCAGTCCAAGCACATTCATTGTCCCACCACCATCTCCACATGACTGACAATCAAATGTGGGAAGGTAACAAATATTATCCGTAAATGCGGCCACAGTTAACTCCTAGATGGCGGTATCAGATTTGGTCCACTGTGTTAATGTTGACCATTCAGTACTAtcgatactaatccc
This genomic interval carries:
- the LOC116987006 gene encoding LOW QUALITY PROTEIN: polymeric immunoglobulin receptor-like (The sequence of the model RefSeq protein was modified relative to this genomic sequence to represent the inferred CDS: inserted 2 bases in 1 codon; deleted 1 base in 1 codon; substituted 2 bases at 2 genomic stop codons); this translates as MDKTMWIPILLISSLPVSGALWAESEVRGVVGRAITIHCHYAAMYRSQTKYWCPGTSRQCTHVVETNGKHGQSGRVSITDNPERGIFTVTVEGLRSGDTGWYRCGITTPGEPTFKVHRQISEFSGAVWGEKNVRGVVGRAITIDCHYEAYYRSYTKYWCRGWKDQCTIMVDTKVEHGRNGRVAITDSPARGILTLTMENLQSGHTGWYSCGMSAQGVDPMWPVYLQVSDEPVSAPVLRYLSPANASRLGGSVSVSCESVSGSLPIHYKWFENNVYGWSTILSDNQLDLSCENLGGQRRQYYCTAANNHGTKYSETLNVNVFKGTGTCSYVTEINNTVSGALWAESEVRGIVGRAITIDCHYAAVYRSHTKYWCPGTSRQCTHVVETNGKSGRVSMTDNPERGIFTVTLEDLHSGDTGWYRCGITTPGEPTFKVHLQVSEEPVSAPVLRYLSPANASHRGGSVSVSCESVRGSLPIHYTXCKKKXHGCSTILSENQLDLSCEILRGQHRQYYGTASNNRGTKSIGSLKVKVFKGAGTCSYVTEMNNAVSGALWVESEVRGVVGRAITIDCHYAAVYRSHTKYWCPGTSRQCTHVVETNGKSGRVSITDNPARGIFTVTVEDLHSXWNYRCGITTPGKPTFKVHLQVSEEPVSVPVLGFLSPANVSCLWGSVTVSCESVRGSLPISYIWYEKTPFGDSKISDINALYLHCQSFKHQHHQYYCTASNDNGTKSSEMVNMSISSSDVPCSFLVKINGTGHEYSCANSITSNYSASYILWEVGRWLYFHLLVIRNIATEVRTRGSKRRDEPEPRHSTHELQ